A single region of the Raphanus sativus cultivar WK10039 chromosome 1, ASM80110v3, whole genome shotgun sequence genome encodes:
- the LOC130510789 gene encoding homeobox-DDT domain protein RLT1-like yields the protein MQATALRKFMQRKSIPRRRLGEVKGKNDGQAKKPVQLAAPSAALSSVNELPVADDRSGSHSAQDAALIWSQGARNFESGSGSSRAELDEYERRGWGRLKDET from the exons ATGCAGGCAACAGCTCTACGGAAGTTTATgcag AGGAAAAGTATCCCTCGGAGGCGACTAGGG GAGGTTAAAGGCAAGAACGATGGTCAGGCCAAGAAACCAGTCCAACTGGCTGCTCCTTCTGCTGCGTTGTCATCGGTTAACGAGTTACCGGTTGCTGATGATAGGTCTGGTTCACATTCTGCTCAGGATGCAGCCCTTATTTGGAGTCAAGGAGCTAGGAACTTTGAGAGTGGCAGTGGTAGCTCTCGAGCTGAATTGGATGAATACGAGAGGAGAGGATGGGGAAG GTTAAAAGATGAAACTTGA
- the LOC130512540 gene encoding uncharacterized protein LOC130512540, with product MHESRHLHAINRLRGCGGRFLNAKKKNGGAVRMRRRRIQPLMRTLQKQVPASDLRSQPSLLMVDLEYKLVFTQRSHVVLDLLINHTAFLSQSTVMAAVTSLLSYGIHIGVLVRGKKVRDENKSQLSITEWSFM from the exons ATGCATGAATCTCGGCATTTGCATGCGATAAACCGGCTAAGAGGATGTGGAGGCCGGTTTCTCAAtgccaagaagaagaatggaGGCGCCGtaaggatgaggaggaggaggatacaACCTCTAATGAGAACACTTCAGAAGCAAGTTCCAGCCTCAGATCTGAGAAGTCAGCCATCGCTCCTAATGGTAGATCTTGAGTACAAG TTGGTCTTCACTCAAAGGAGTCACGTGGTACTGGACCTGTTGATAAATCACACAGCCTTTTTGAGCCAG AGTACGGTGATGGCGGCTGTCACTTCCTTACTCAGTTATGGAATACACATTGGAGTTTTAGTCCGAGGGAAGAAGGTTAGAGATGAGAACAAGTCACAACTCTCTATCACAGAGTGGTCGTTCATGTAG